One window of Mesorhizobium loti R88b genomic DNA carries:
- a CDS encoding LysR substrate-binding domain-containing protein gives MRLLSQVNLNSLKIVESAARHGNFTRAGEEQFITASAVSQRVKSLEDQLRFKIFQRGGNAVSLTPEGETYVSRVREALERIVAASMEATGQSQEHVLKISVLPTFAARWLFPRLPSFQRQHPDIVMRVSTSYATHEFTTSDFDLEIRYGDGHFNGLPSDLLFREDLTPVCSPKLFHEVLGDKPMSKVTPDDLQHFTLLHSDTCTQNWQSWLGFAGASFVLSETKSIYFDSCMMSYEAANAGMGFAVANRAYMASDIRAERLVAPFAVHHPNSAGWYFVSPPKSLAARKVLLFKQWVMTEAALTQRQVDSEISDLALAV, from the coding sequence GTGCGTCTGCTCAGTCAGGTCAACCTCAATTCGCTGAAAATCGTGGAGAGTGCTGCGAGGCACGGCAATTTCACGCGTGCCGGCGAAGAGCAGTTTATCACCGCCTCGGCGGTCAGCCAGCGCGTCAAAAGCCTTGAGGACCAGCTGCGCTTCAAGATTTTCCAGCGTGGCGGCAATGCGGTGTCGTTGACGCCGGAGGGCGAGACTTATGTGTCGCGCGTTCGCGAGGCGCTGGAGCGGATCGTCGCCGCCAGCATGGAAGCGACCGGGCAATCGCAGGAGCATGTGCTGAAGATATCCGTGCTGCCGACGTTTGCCGCGCGCTGGCTGTTCCCGCGCCTGCCGTCGTTCCAGCGGCAACATCCCGATATCGTGATGCGGGTCTCGACCTCCTACGCGACGCATGAGTTCACGACCTCCGACTTTGATCTCGAAATCCGCTATGGCGACGGCCACTTCAACGGGCTGCCGTCCGACCTGCTGTTTCGGGAAGACCTTACACCGGTGTGCAGCCCCAAGCTGTTCCATGAGGTTCTCGGCGACAAGCCGATGTCGAAGGTGACACCGGACGACCTCCAGCACTTCACGCTGCTGCATTCCGACACCTGCACCCAGAACTGGCAATCCTGGCTAGGCTTCGCCGGCGCCAGCTTCGTGCTCAGCGAGACCAAGAGCATCTATTTCGACTCCTGCATGATGTCTTACGAGGCGGCCAATGCCGGGATGGGCTTCGCTGTCGCCAACCGTGCCTATATGGCGAGCGACATCCGCGCCGAAAGGCTGGTCGCTCCCTTTGCCGTCCACCATCCGAATAGCGCCGGTTGGTATTTTGTCTCTCCGCCAAAGAGCCTTGCCGCACGCAAGGTGCTGTTGTTCAAGCAATGGGTCATGACGGAAGCCGCTCTGACGCAGCGCCAAGTGGATAGCGAAATCAGCGACTTGGCTTTGGCTGTCTGA
- a CDS encoding GNAT family N-acetyltransferase — MDAQSGQPALVGEIVELEPLQPEHSEGLLSAAADGELWNLKATVVPGPATIDGYIANALAGRQAGTVLPYAIVLRRTGLICGSTRFWKIDRTNRKLEIGHTWLSSSSQRSGVNTETKYLLLAHAFEVMACVRVQFTTDELNEASRAAILRIGAKQEGIVRNERIMPDGRKRNSVRFSIIDSEWPDVKAMLQQKMRR; from the coding sequence ATGGACGCCCAATCCGGGCAACCCGCCTTGGTCGGCGAAATCGTTGAACTCGAGCCGCTTCAGCCGGAGCATTCGGAAGGGCTTCTGAGTGCAGCCGCCGACGGCGAGCTGTGGAACCTGAAGGCCACCGTGGTCCCAGGGCCAGCTACGATCGATGGCTATATTGCCAACGCCCTCGCCGGACGACAGGCCGGGACCGTCCTGCCTTATGCCATCGTCCTGCGCCGCACCGGGCTGATCTGCGGCAGTACGCGGTTCTGGAAGATCGATCGCACGAACAGAAAGCTGGAGATTGGGCATACATGGCTCAGCAGTTCATCCCAGCGATCAGGGGTCAATACCGAGACAAAGTACCTTCTCCTGGCCCATGCTTTCGAGGTCATGGCGTGTGTGCGGGTGCAATTCACCACGGATGAACTGAACGAAGCGTCGCGAGCGGCCATTCTGCGGATAGGGGCAAAACAGGAAGGGATCGTTCGCAATGAGCGGATCATGCCGGACGGCCGAAAGCGCAATTCCGTCCGATTCAGCATCATCGATTCCGAATGGCCTGATGTGAAGGCCATGCTGCAGCAGAAAATGCGGCGATAG
- a CDS encoding DinB family protein, with protein sequence MKQHFMMFAAYNQWANSRIYDAAADLDDEEFNRDVGAFFRSLMGTLNHLLAADRIWMKRFTGEGDAPTALDVILYRALPSLRMAREAEDRRIIDWLAGSSDKALSGRFTYMTVSDMRTVSQRLAPALAHVFNHQTHHRGQAHMILTVLGRSSVPLDLAHFQRTEEGRAYA encoded by the coding sequence ATGAAACAGCACTTCATGATGTTTGCGGCGTACAATCAATGGGCCAATAGCCGCATCTATGATGCCGCCGCCGATCTTGATGATGAAGAATTCAATCGCGACGTCGGCGCCTTCTTCCGCTCGCTGATGGGCACGCTCAACCATCTGCTCGCAGCCGATCGCATCTGGATGAAGCGCTTCACCGGCGAAGGCGACGCGCCGACGGCGCTGGACGTCATATTGTACCGGGCCTTGCCCAGCCTGAGGATGGCGCGCGAGGCCGAGGATCGGCGGATCATCGACTGGCTCGCTGGCTCGAGCGACAAGGCGCTGTCGGGCCGCTTCACCTATATGACCGTGTCGGACATGCGCACTGTCTCGCAACGGCTGGCGCCCGCGCTGGCGCATGTCTTCAACCACCAGACCCATCACCGCGGCCAGGCGCATATGATCCTGACGGTTCTGGGCCGCTCTTCCGTGCCGCTTGATCTGGCGCATTTCCAGCGCACCGAGGAAGGGCGCGCATATGCCTGA
- a CDS encoding glutathione S-transferase family protein, protein MTILLYDLVGRDESRPFSPHCWKATMALAHKGLDISTAPTRFLDVPTIEGGASKTVPVIRDGDKVVIDSFAIALYLDEAYPGRPTLFGGDGGKAMARFIERWSQLTIHPYVTTAALVDLHAMQDEENAVYFRQSREQRFGKQLEDVVAARDAGLAAFRTSLEPLRSMLGYQPFIGGSAPLFADYIVFGALQWARIASPYKLLDDSDVVAQWFARCLDLHGGLGRKVAAAA, encoded by the coding sequence ATGACCATTCTGCTTTACGATCTCGTCGGGCGTGACGAGAGCCGCCCGTTCAGTCCGCATTGCTGGAAGGCAACCATGGCGCTGGCGCACAAGGGGCTCGATATCTCAACCGCACCGACGCGTTTTCTCGACGTTCCCACCATCGAAGGCGGTGCTTCGAAAACCGTCCCGGTGATCCGCGACGGCGACAAGGTCGTGATCGATTCCTTCGCTATCGCGCTCTATCTCGACGAGGCCTACCCGGGTCGGCCAACGCTGTTTGGCGGCGACGGCGGCAAGGCGATGGCGCGCTTCATCGAGCGCTGGTCGCAATTGACAATCCACCCCTACGTCACCACTGCAGCGCTCGTGGACCTCCATGCCATGCAGGACGAGGAGAACGCCGTGTATTTCCGCCAGAGCCGGGAGCAGCGCTTCGGCAAGCAGCTGGAAGACGTCGTCGCGGCGCGCGACGCCGGCCTGGCAGCTTTCCGGACTTCGCTTGAGCCGCTGCGTTCGATGCTCGGCTATCAGCCCTTCATCGGCGGTTCGGCGCCGCTGTTTGCCGACTATATCGTCTTCGGTGCACTGCAATGGGCACGCATCGCCTCGCCTTACAAGCTGCTCGACGATAGCGACGTGGTGGCGCAATGGTTCGCCCGCTGCCTCGACCTGCATGGCGGGCTGGGACGAAAGGTTGCCGCGGCGGCGTGA
- a CDS encoding DUF2934 domain-containing protein produces the protein MTMTDDRQERIRNRAHQIWQQEGQPAGQHERHWHQAAADVDLEDATGKSAKKPSKKAAGAGKAKAEPKEAEAKAAKAAKKPGKPKKAAAK, from the coding sequence ATGACCATGACAGACGATCGCCAGGAGCGCATTCGCAACCGCGCACATCAGATCTGGCAGCAAGAAGGGCAACCGGCCGGTCAACACGAGCGCCATTGGCACCAGGCGGCAGCCGACGTCGACCTCGAGGATGCCACGGGCAAGTCGGCCAAAAAGCCATCCAAAAAGGCAGCCGGCGCCGGCAAGGCAAAGGCCGAGCCCAAGGAAGCCGAGGCCAAGGCGGCAAAGGCAGCCAAAAAGCCTGGCAAGCCGAAGAAGGCAGCAGCCAAGTAG
- the ndk gene encoding nucleoside-diphosphate kinase: MALERTFSMIKPDATRRNLTGAITKMLEDAGLRVIASRRVWMSRREAEGFYAVHKERPFFGELVEFMSSAPTIVQVLEGENAIARNREVMGATNPANAAEGTIRKVHALSIGENSVHGSDAPETAAEEIKYWFSDTEIVG; this comes from the coding sequence ATGGCGCTCGAACGCACCTTCTCCATGATCAAGCCGGACGCGACCCGGCGCAACCTCACCGGCGCCATCACCAAGATGCTCGAAGATGCCGGTCTGCGCGTCATCGCTTCGCGCCGCGTGTGGATGAGCCGCCGCGAGGCGGAAGGTTTTTACGCCGTCCACAAGGAGCGGCCGTTCTTCGGCGAACTGGTTGAGTTCATGTCGTCGGCGCCGACGATCGTCCAGGTGCTGGAAGGCGAGAACGCCATTGCCAGGAACCGCGAAGTGATGGGCGCCACCAACCCGGCCAACGCCGCCGAAGGCACCATCCGCAAGGTGCACGCGCTGTCGATCGGCGAGAATTCGGTGCACGGCTCCGATGCACCGGAGACCGCGGCGGAAGAGATCAAGTACTGGTTCTCGGACACCGAGATTGTCGGCTGA
- a CDS encoding alpha/beta fold hydrolase → MPFITTTDGTQLYWREWGQGQPMLFLSSLGFGNQMWDYQIAAFAEQGFRCIAFDRRGHGRSDHPARGYDHDTLADDVATLIEQLDLSGITLVGHSMAGGEAVRYISRHGNDCVKRLILLAPMTPMLLKTHDNPGGAPREGFEALWASWKHDYPKWVADNIAPFFIPETSPAMLRWGYTLVQVSVPVALACSRDMVEQDFRAELREITLPTLLIHGDRDRSAPIELTGIPSARLIPDCRFLVYEGAPHGIMYTHMDRLHADMLQFVRET, encoded by the coding sequence ATGCCTTTCATCACCACGACCGACGGGACGCAGCTCTATTGGCGCGAATGGGGGCAGGGGCAGCCGATGCTGTTCCTCAGCAGCCTCGGCTTCGGCAACCAGATGTGGGACTACCAGATAGCGGCCTTCGCCGAGCAAGGGTTCCGCTGCATCGCATTCGACCGGCGCGGTCATGGTCGTTCCGATCACCCGGCGCGGGGTTACGATCACGATACTTTAGCCGACGATGTTGCCACGCTGATCGAGCAACTGGATCTCTCCGGCATCACCCTGGTCGGTCATTCGATGGCGGGTGGCGAGGCGGTGCGCTATATCAGCCGGCACGGCAATGATTGCGTCAAGCGGCTCATCCTGCTGGCGCCGATGACGCCGATGCTGCTCAAGACGCACGACAATCCAGGTGGCGCGCCGCGGGAAGGTTTCGAGGCCTTGTGGGCGTCGTGGAAGCACGACTATCCGAAATGGGTGGCCGACAACATCGCACCGTTCTTCATTCCGGAGACGTCGCCCGCCATGCTGCGCTGGGGCTACACCCTGGTGCAGGTTTCCGTTCCCGTGGCGCTCGCCTGTAGCCGCGACATGGTCGAGCAGGATTTTCGCGCCGAATTGCGTGAAATCACGCTGCCGACCTTGCTCATCCATGGCGACCGCGACCGCTCAGCGCCGATCGAACTGACCGGCATACCGTCGGCGAGACTAATCCCGGATTGCCGCTTCCTCGTCTATGAGGGCGCACCGCACGGCATCATGTACACGCATATGGACCGGCTGCATGCCGATATGCTGCAGTTTGTGCGCGAGACCTGA
- a CDS encoding helix-turn-helix domain-containing protein: MTLHQTPFGVLLRRWREQRRMTQTDLALAADSSTRHLSYLETGRSRPSREMIVRLAECLAVPLRDQNTLLLAAGFAPGFQERSLAELEAARKAIDSVLQAHKPYPAFAVDRHWKVVLSNAALPQLYEGCSDDLMRSPVNAVRLILHPAGMGPRILNFAAWRAHTVHVLRQQMEARADPVIQGLLAEVMAYPLPAGSDAAEGLDAAQRLATPLRIATRLGNVSFLNTTTVFGTPNDVTLAELALEMLFPADDPTIEIVKTMVKETAAA; encoded by the coding sequence ATGACACTGCACCAGACACCCTTCGGCGTTCTGCTTCGGCGCTGGCGCGAGCAGCGTCGGATGACGCAGACCGATCTCGCTTTGGCGGCGGACAGTTCGACCCGGCATCTTTCCTATCTAGAAACCGGACGCTCGCGGCCAAGCCGGGAGATGATCGTACGGCTGGCCGAATGCCTTGCCGTGCCGCTGCGCGATCAAAACACGCTGCTGCTTGCGGCCGGCTTTGCACCCGGCTTCCAGGAGCGGTCGCTGGCGGAGCTGGAGGCTGCCAGAAAGGCGATCGACAGCGTCCTGCAGGCGCACAAGCCCTATCCGGCCTTCGCCGTCGACCGCCATTGGAAGGTGGTGCTGTCGAACGCGGCGCTGCCGCAGCTCTATGAGGGATGCTCTGATGATCTGATGCGCAGCCCGGTCAACGCCGTGCGCCTCATCCTGCATCCGGCCGGCATGGGTCCGCGCATCCTGAACTTCGCCGCCTGGCGCGCGCATACGGTGCATGTCCTGCGCCAGCAGATGGAGGCGCGCGCCGATCCGGTCATCCAGGGCCTGCTGGCCGAAGTGATGGCCTATCCCCTGCCGGCCGGATCCGACGCGGCGGAAGGGCTGGACGCGGCGCAGCGGCTGGCAACGCCGCTGCGCATCGCAACGCGCCTCGGCAACGTGTCCTTCCTCAACACCACGACCGTCTTCGGCACACCCAACGACGTGACGCTGGCGGAACTTGCGCTCGAAATGCTGTTTCCGGCCGACGACCCGACCATCGAGATCGTGAAGACCATGGTCAAGGAAACGGCTGCGGCGTGA
- a CDS encoding YbaY family lipoprotein produces the protein MLDRLAEFFVFGFVPLVIGILAVPEQSAAAETAVRGEVIYRERIALPPSAVLSVQLADISLADAPAKIIGEQTIKPAGQVPISFEIKFDPSVIRSQMTYALQARITVDGRLMFISDVRHQVDPLTDAPQTIMLKMVPASTEPTASVFGQLWVVDYIDGIGAITAPQATFRVSEAGKAGGSGPCNTYFATAKVDGQAIAISEIGSTYKACAPEVMAEEKALFDALAKAASYKADAGKLAISDKDGREILRFSAAS, from the coding sequence ATGCTGGACAGACTCGCTGAGTTCTTCGTCTTCGGCTTTGTTCCCTTGGTCATCGGAATCCTGGCGGTGCCGGAACAGTCTGCGGCCGCCGAAACGGCGGTGCGAGGCGAGGTGATCTATCGCGAACGCATCGCCTTGCCGCCCAGTGCCGTGCTTTCCGTCCAGCTTGCCGATATCTCGCTGGCCGACGCGCCGGCCAAGATTATCGGCGAGCAGACGATCAAGCCCGCCGGCCAGGTACCGATCAGTTTCGAGATCAAATTCGACCCATCGGTGATCCGGTCGCAGATGACCTACGCGCTGCAGGCCCGCATCACCGTCGACGGCAGGCTGATGTTCATTTCCGATGTGCGCCATCAGGTCGATCCGCTCACCGACGCGCCGCAGACCATCATGCTCAAGATGGTCCCTGCAAGCACCGAGCCGACGGCTTCCGTCTTTGGCCAGCTCTGGGTGGTCGATTATATCGACGGCATCGGCGCTATCACCGCGCCGCAGGCGACGTTCAGGGTCAGTGAGGCCGGCAAGGCCGGCGGCAGTGGCCCCTGCAACACCTATTTCGCCACCGCCAAGGTTGACGGCCAGGCGATCGCCATCAGCGAGATCGGCTCGACCTACAAGGCCTGCGCGCCGGAGGTCATGGCCGAGGAAAAGGCGTTGTTCGATGCGTTGGCCAAGGCGGCATCCTACAAGGCCGATGCCGGCAAGCTCGCTATATCAGACAAGGACGGCCGCGAGATCCTGCGCTTCAGCGCGGCAAGCTGA
- a CDS encoding molybdenum cofactor biosynthesis protein MoaE: protein MSAVPVPSVRIQRQDFDVAAEIAALTQGRADIGAVVTFSGLCRDEQGALSALELEHYPGMAEAEIGRIAAEAVQRWPLQGLTVIHRHGKIAPGQNIVLVVAASAHRQAAFEAADFLMDYLKSRAPFWKKEHRTDGSEGGWVEAKEADALAAGRWKSPSE from the coding sequence ATGTCGGCCGTCCCGGTGCCGAGCGTACGCATCCAGCGCCAGGATTTCGACGTCGCCGCCGAGATTGCCGCACTGACGCAAGGCCGCGCCGACATCGGCGCGGTAGTCACTTTCTCCGGCCTTTGCCGCGACGAGCAGGGCGCGCTCTCGGCACTTGAGCTCGAACACTATCCCGGGATGGCGGAGGCCGAGATCGGCCGCATCGCCGCTGAGGCGGTTCAGCGCTGGCCACTGCAAGGCCTCACCGTCATCCATCGCCATGGCAAGATCGCGCCGGGACAGAACATCGTGCTGGTGGTGGCCGCCTCGGCGCATCGCCAGGCCGCATTCGAAGCGGCTGATTTCCTCATGGATTATCTGAAGTCGCGTGCACCCTTCTGGAAGAAGGAGCATCGCACCGATGGCTCCGAAGGCGGCTGGGTCGAGGCCAAGGAAGCCGACGCCCTCGCTGCCGGGCGCTGGAAGTCGCCGTCTGAATAA
- the moaD gene encoding molybdopterin converting factor subunit 1 has protein sequence MTTRLIYFAWVRERIGMPEEDVELPAGIETVADLLRWLQSRGEGYEHALQYPDVIRVAINQEHVDHREKIAGAREIALFPPMTGG, from the coding sequence ATGACGACCCGCCTGATCTACTTTGCCTGGGTGCGTGAACGGATCGGCATGCCTGAAGAGGATGTCGAATTGCCCGCCGGCATCGAGACGGTCGCCGACCTCTTGCGCTGGCTGCAATCGCGCGGCGAAGGCTACGAGCACGCGCTGCAATATCCCGACGTGATCCGCGTTGCCATCAACCAAGAACATGTCGATCACCGCGAGAAGATAGCGGGCGCACGCGAGATCGCGCTGTTCCCGCCGATGACCGGGGGCTGA
- the pgsA gene encoding CDP-diacylglycerol--glycerol-3-phosphate 3-phosphatidyltransferase codes for MAKRAFNLPNMLTYARIVAVPLVVLCFFLEGHLKSSDFARWSALIIFLLASVTDYLDGYLARAWQQTSNIGKMLDPIADKLLVATCLLLLAADTDRHAGIAGWSLWAAIIILCREILVSGLREYLAALKVSVPVTQLAKWKTAIQMVAIAFLLAGPAGDKIFPLTTQTGLVLLWIAALVTLYTGYDYFRAGLKHIMDE; via the coding sequence ATGGCCAAGCGCGCGTTCAACCTGCCCAACATGCTGACCTACGCCCGCATCGTCGCGGTGCCGTTGGTCGTGCTGTGCTTTTTCCTCGAAGGCCATCTGAAATCGAGCGACTTCGCGCGCTGGTCGGCGCTGATCATCTTCCTGCTCGCCTCGGTCACCGATTACCTGGACGGCTATCTGGCACGCGCCTGGCAGCAGACTTCCAACATCGGCAAGATGCTCGACCCGATTGCCGACAAGCTGTTGGTGGCCACCTGTCTGCTGCTGTTGGCTGCCGACACCGACCGCCATGCCGGCATTGCCGGCTGGTCGTTGTGGGCGGCGATCATCATCCTGTGCCGCGAAATCTTGGTCTCGGGCCTGCGCGAATATCTGGCCGCACTCAAGGTTTCGGTGCCGGTGACGCAGTTGGCCAAATGGAAGACTGCCATCCAGATGGTCGCCATCGCCTTCCTGCTGGCGGGACCGGCCGGCGACAAGATCTTCCCGCTGACCACGCAGACCGGCCTGGTGCTGCTGTGGATCGCGGCACTCGTGACGCTCTACACCGGCTACGACTATTTCCGCGCCGGCCTCAAGCACATCATGGACGAGTGA
- the uvrC gene encoding excinuclease ABC subunit UvrC, whose translation MSPLDQKNKPRGGADDLPPEIDLEDEALEEIIEPIGPDVAFTAIDWTPHAGDAEGLVGAEVIQTLVKRLPNAPGVYRMMNAAGDVLYVGKARSLKKRVTNYAQGRFHTNRIGRMVRETSTMEFVVTRTEIEALLLEANLIKRLRPRFNVLMRDDKSFPYILLTGDHVSPGIYKHRGARSRKGDYFGPFASAGAVGRTINSLQRAFLLRSCTNSFYENRTRPCLLYQIKRCAGPCTGEISHDGYAELVSEAKDFLSGRSQKVKTEISAAMQQASQDLDFERAAIYRDRLAALSHVQSHQGINPATVEEADVFAIHQEGGQVCIQVFFFRTGQNWGNRAYFPKADPALEAAEVLGSFLAQFYDDKPTPRNILLSHTVEDQELLAEALSTRAGRKVAISVPQRGEKKDLTDNALQNAREALGRRLAETSTQGRLLAGFAETFGLAKPPVRIEVYDNSHIMGTNAVGAMVVAGPEGFVKNQYRKFNIRSTEITPGDDFGMMREVMERRFSRLLKEHGDVVVADDAAGEAMAAEAGDDIEDDISGNFPAWPDVILIDGGQGQMTAVRKILSDLGIEDRVVAIGIAKGQDRDAGRERFFVRGKDSFSLPVRDPVLYFVQRLRDEVHRFAIGSHRARRKKEMVKSPLDEIAGIGPGRKRALLLAFGTAKAVSRAAIEDLRKVDGISEQVAKLVYNHFHES comes from the coding sequence ATGAGTCCTCTAGACCAAAAGAACAAGCCGCGCGGCGGCGCCGATGATCTTCCTCCCGAAATCGACCTCGAGGATGAGGCGCTCGAGGAGATCATCGAACCGATCGGCCCGGATGTCGCGTTCACGGCCATCGACTGGACGCCGCATGCCGGCGATGCCGAAGGCTTGGTCGGCGCCGAGGTGATCCAGACGCTGGTCAAGCGGCTGCCCAATGCGCCTGGCGTCTACCGCATGATGAACGCCGCCGGCGACGTGCTCTATGTCGGCAAGGCGCGCAGCCTGAAGAAGCGTGTCACCAACTACGCGCAAGGCAGATTCCACACCAACCGTATCGGCCGCATGGTGCGCGAGACGTCGACGATGGAGTTCGTCGTCACCCGCACCGAGATCGAGGCGCTGCTGCTCGAAGCCAATCTTATCAAGCGCTTGCGGCCGCGATTCAATGTGCTGATGCGCGACGACAAGTCGTTTCCATACATCCTTTTGACCGGCGACCATGTTTCGCCCGGCATCTACAAGCATCGCGGCGCGCGCTCGCGCAAGGGCGACTATTTCGGCCCGTTTGCCTCGGCCGGCGCCGTCGGCCGCACCATCAATTCGCTGCAGCGCGCCTTCCTGCTGCGCAGCTGCACCAACTCCTTCTACGAAAACCGCACCCGGCCCTGCCTGCTCTACCAGATCAAGCGCTGCGCCGGCCCGTGTACCGGCGAAATCTCGCATGACGGCTATGCCGAGCTGGTCTCCGAGGCGAAGGATTTTTTGTCTGGCCGCAGCCAGAAGGTGAAGACCGAAATCTCGGCCGCCATGCAGCAGGCGTCGCAAGACCTCGATTTCGAACGCGCCGCCATCTATCGCGACCGGTTGGCCGCCCTGTCGCATGTGCAGAGCCATCAGGGCATCAACCCGGCGACCGTCGAAGAGGCCGATGTCTTTGCCATCCATCAGGAGGGCGGCCAGGTCTGCATCCAGGTGTTCTTCTTCCGTACCGGCCAGAACTGGGGCAACCGCGCCTATTTCCCCAAGGCTGACCCGGCGCTGGAGGCGGCTGAAGTGTTGGGCTCCTTCCTGGCGCAGTTCTATGACGACAAGCCGACGCCGCGTAACATTCTCCTGTCGCACACCGTCGAGGATCAGGAATTGCTGGCTGAGGCGCTCTCCACCCGCGCCGGCCGCAAGGTGGCGATCTCGGTACCGCAGCGCGGCGAGAAGAAAGACCTGACCGACAACGCCCTTCAGAACGCCCGTGAGGCGTTGGGCCGCAGGCTGGCTGAAACGTCGACGCAAGGCAGGTTGCTGGCCGGTTTCGCCGAGACTTTCGGCCTCGCCAAGCCGCCGGTGCGCATCGAAGTCTACGATAACTCGCACATTATGGGCACCAATGCCGTCGGTGCCATGGTCGTCGCGGGACCGGAAGGTTTCGTGAAAAACCAGTACCGGAAATTCAACATCCGCTCGACCGAGATCACGCCGGGCGACGATTTCGGCATGATGCGCGAGGTGATGGAGCGGCGCTTTTCGCGATTGCTCAAGGAGCATGGCGACGTTGTCGTGGCCGACGATGCGGCTGGCGAGGCGATGGCAGCCGAAGCGGGCGATGATATCGAAGACGACATCTCCGGGAACTTCCCGGCCTGGCCCGATGTCATCCTGATCGACGGCGGCCAGGGCCAGATGACGGCGGTGCGCAAGATCCTCTCGGATCTTGGCATTGAGGATCGCGTCGTCGCCATCGGCATTGCCAAGGGCCAGGACCGCGATGCCGGCCGCGAGCGTTTTTTCGTCAGGGGCAAGGACTCGTTTTCACTGCCCGTGCGCGACCCCGTGCTTTATTTCGTCCAGCGGCTGCGCGACGAGGTCCACCGCTTTGCCATCGGCTCGCACCGGGCCCGCCGCAAGAAGGAGATGGTAAAGAGCCCGCTCGACGAGATCGCTGGCATCGGTCCCGGCCGCAAGCGGGCGCTGCTGCTGGCGTTCGGCACCGCCAAGGCGGTAAGCCGTGCGGCAATCGAGGACCTGCGGAAGGTGGACGGCATTTCCGAACAGGTGGCGAAACTGGTCTACAACCACTTCCACGAAAGCTGA